The stretch of DNA CTGGAGTTTGTGTACCGGTAGACGAGGTTACGGTGCGGGCGCGGCGTGCCGGTTTGTCCCCGAGCGCAACCAACATCAGGGTGGACACTCCGACCGCGGTGTCGATGATGGCAGGGAAAACCCACGCCCATTCCGCTGGCGTGCCCGTCTCGATCAGCAGGTCACGGAGCGCGCGGAAGCTGAGCATGAAGGCGCCCATGCCGATGACTGCAACTGCCGCGGTAGCGCAGCGGTAGACCCTGCCGGACGCTCCAGCACGGACGGCGAGAGCGATGCCGTGCACGGCGGCGAGGAGGACGATGGGGGGCACAGCTGCGGCGCCAATCTCGATGACGACCTTGGGGATGTACGGCAGCAATGCGTGGACCTCGTTGCCGACGAGACTCACAAGTGTCGCACCCAGCAGAAGGCCCCAGAAGAAGCGGACGGCGCGGTGGTGGTTCTTCTGGGTGATCTCGGCCTGGGTGGTCATTTGTCCTCTTGCCCGGCTGTGAGGTCGTGCGTCACCGTTTGCTCGCCCATCTCGACAACGAGCGAGGCACGAACACCTAGCGCCTGGAGATAGTCCGCGAGGGTGCTGACCAACATGTCGTGCTGCCTCTCCATACGGCTGATCTGTCCCTGGCTAGTGCCGAGGGCCTCGGCCAGTTCCACCTGGGTGAGGCCAACCGTCCGGCGGAGGCTGGCGAGGTCGATCACCTTCTGATTATTTCATCAACGCCATATAGCATCAATGGTATTTCAAGTTTAGTTAACTACAGCATCAACGTGGTCAGTGGTGGCTGTGAGTTCTCCACCCACGAACTCGGATATCGAGGACGGGTGGATCACCAGATGCCGAGGTGCGTACGGGTCAGGCGAATCGCTGGAGCTCTGGCCACGGCGACGGGAGAGCGGACCCTCTTGAAGCGGATCGAAATATCGGGAGCACGCACCTCTGCGCCCGTCCGTCGAACGCCATCGCAACCTCCAGGGACGGCAACCCGCGGCGGGTTCAAATCGTGTCGGACCGCTATGTTTCGATAGGACTCCCGCCAGCCAGCGTCGACACAAAAGGGGGTCTTGAGCGTGCCCGACGTTATCGCTGACCACTACATGCTTCTGAAGGTCGAGCGCCGTAGCGGGACCTTCTCCATCGTCCGCAAGGCGATTGATGACCGCGACGAATCGTTTGTTGCTGTCAAGCTCCTGTCGGGCCAGTCCGACGACGTGACCCGGAAAGTCTTCAACAACGAAGCGAACACGCTCAAGAGCCTTTCGCACCCAAACATCGTGCGCTGCCGCTGGTCCGGCATGGACGAGACCGACACCTATGTCCTCGTCTTGGATTGGGTCGAGCGCAACCTCGACGATGTGTTGAAGGCATCTGGACCGTGGGACTCATGGGATCGGTTGGCTACCGAGATAGCCCTGCCACTGGTGGATGCCCTTGCCTACACCCACCTGAAGCAGATCGAGCACCGCGACATCAAGCCACAAAACGTCCTAGTCTCAGACGAAGGGGTTCCCCTGCTTGCAGACTTTGGAATCGCGAAGATCCGCGGCGAGGAGCAGACAACTTCGCATACCGTCGCAGGCTGGCATTCGAAGCCGTACGCGCCGCCGGAACTCAACGCTGATATTCGGTATGTGCGAGACGTCTACTCAATGGGCGTTCTCCTCATTCAATGCATGACCAAGGAGCAGCTCAAGGACCTCGCGGGTGTCGAACGGGCATTGGAGACAATTCCCGTTCCTCCTGAAGCCCGGCGCCTGCTGGGCTCGTGCATCGCCACGCAGCCGGATGACCGACCGAAGAACGCCAGCGACCTCCTGGGCGCCCTAAATGCCATCCAACAGCGCAGACAAGCAGAGCAGCAGGTTGCGCGAAATCCGGTCTGGCTGCGCCTTACGAAGTCGGCCATCAAGGCACTGGCGCGTAGTGATGACGCACGGCAGGAGGCGATCGGCAAGGCCAACGCAGACCTGTCGGGGAACGTCTACGCGTCCTTCTTTAACAGCCAAGAGTCGGGCGAACTCCAGCGTGATCGCATCCGCCTCGACGGCGAGGCCTGGAGCTTCACCTTGAAGTGTGACGAGAGCGGCGCTGTGATCATCAAAGCGGCGGAGCTCGACTTTGAGCGACTTGAAAATCACAGACGGCGTGCGCTTCTCATGCCGAAAGTCTTCGACTGGACGTTCAACCAGCCGGCCAACCTTGCCCTTGCCAAGACCGGCATTGCCACCTTGATCGACACAGTCGATGCCTTCTACGAGGCTCAGGGCGATGGGGACGCAAGTGTCGGAGAGGAACGGGTCGGCGACGAACTATTTGACACCTGGCGTCGAGTTCTGAATGCCCGCGAAGAGCTTGCCCGCGGGGAGAAGAAGCCGCTTCCCTACAAAAAGTGGCAGGCACGGGGTCGTGAGGCCACGTTCACTCTAGAGACGGCGGTGGACCACGACCTGGTGGGCACCGAATGGCGTGTGCGGGATCTGGCGACCGACCGAAAACTCGGATGGGGCGAAGTCATCGATCACGAGGGCGATCGAGTTGTGATCCTGAGCGCCAGGCGGTGGGAAGGACTTCCCGACCGCGCGGTACTCGATCCGCACCTTGGACCCGACGAAGCGGCGCTGAACCGACAGCGTCAGGCCGTCGACGACGTTCAGCGCGATAAGTCAGCTCGCCCAGATCTGAGGCAGTTGCTTCTTGACCCCGGCTGCAACGCGGAGCCCAAGGCGATTCCGATCGTGAGCTGGAACCGCGAACTTGACGAGCGCAAGCGGGAGGCCATCGAGACAGCGATGGGTTCCCCGGACATCTTCGTAGTCCAAGGACCACCAGGGACGGGCAAGACTAGCTTCATCGCTGAGCTCGTTGAGCAGACACTGCAAGCAGACGCCCAGGCACGGGTGCTCATCGCTTCGCAGACGAACGTCGCCGTGGACAATGCCCTGCAGCGGCTTGCTGACAGTGGCCGGGCGAGCATGGTCAGGCTCGCAGGCGCTGACCCGAATCGCGTCGATGAATCAGTACGGCACCTTTTGCTCGATGCTCAGATGAAGCGGTGGGCAAGAGCGGTGCGCAAGAACGCTGAGAGTCACCTCGGAGCGCGTGCCTCCGAGGCGGGGTTGGCGCCATCACATCTCCGAGCAGCGTTGGCGCTCCAGCAGCTGTCTGCCACCCTGGCGCAACTCGACCACATCCAGACCGCGCGCCCAGACGAGGAGGGGGAGCGGCGGTCGGAGTTGGCGACTTCCCTGTCGGAGCCAACGTCCTCGACATCGGTACAGGAGAAGGTTGACGCGCTGGCTGACCTCCGCGATGAGCTGCTATCGGAGGCGCAGTCGGAGCTTGGCAGCGACCTGACCCTGACGGCAGACATGACTGCAGCAGACGCGATGAATGCTGTAGATGCCCTCATCGGTGGAAGCAGCGATGCGCAGCAGCTTTTGATCCGGCTCCAGTTGCAGGGTGAGTGGCTGCAGCGGATCGCCTCGGATTCTGGCCTCGCGAACACCTTCCTCGACCAGACGAGCGTGATCGCGGGAACCTGCGTCGGCTACTTGAGGCATCCCGCAGTGCGCCATCTCGACATTGACCTGTGCATCGTCGATGAGGCGTCTCGCGCAACCCTCACCGAAGCCCTAGTGCCGGTCTCCCGAGCCAAGCGCTGGGTCGTCGTCGGTGACACGAACCAGCTGCCACCGATCGACGAAGACCTGCTGCGGAACAAAGACCTGATGAACGACAATCAGCTCCTTCCCGAAGACGTCAAACAGACGCTCTTCCAACGACTGACGGATCGGTTACCGGAACACTCGCAGGTCATGCTGAATCAGCAGTACCGGATGATCCGCCCGATCGGTGACATGATCTCGACCTGCTTCTACGGCGAGAAGTTGCGCTCCCCCAACGACGGCGGGCTCGGCGGCTACGCCCTCGGCTACGGCAAGCCCGTCCTGTGGCTCGATACGTCGGCCCACGGCGAGGCTCGCCGAGAGGCAGCTCCCCAGGGCAAGGGCAAGAGCTTCGCAAACCGTGCCGAGGCTCGCATCGTGATCGATCGACTGGTGGTGCTAAATGGGTCAATCGATAAGCAGGTCGTCAGCCTGCCGAAGAACTGCGAGCAGCTGGATGTTCTTGTCATCGCGCCATACGTCGCGCAAGTCGCCGACCTCAAACAGCAGCTCGCTCCACTTGGCAACCGGCTACGGCACCTGTCAATCACGGTCATGAGCGTCGATGCAGTGCAGGGGCGTGAGTCGGATGTCGCCATCTTCTCGGTGACACGCAGCAACTCCAAGGCTGAGCTCGGGTTCATCGGCCCCGACTACTGGCGTCGCATCAACGTTGCGCTCTCCCGCGCTCGATTCGGCCTCACCATCGTTGGCGACGCGGGATTCATCAGAGGCACGACCGGTGCACTGAAGAAGGTGCTCTCGTATGTCGAGACACATCCGGACGACTGCGAACTGAGGACAGCCGAGCGATGAGTCTTACGTCAGCCGACATACTTAGGCGCCGGTTCGGCGATCACCGACCGGGGCTCCAGCTGATCAGCGTGGTCGATGCCGCCCTACCG from Mycobacterium sp. JS623 encodes:
- a CDS encoding DUF2637 domain-containing protein, giving the protein MTTQAEITQKNHHRAVRFFWGLLLGATLVSLVGNEVHALLPYIPKVVIEIGAAAVPPIVLLAAVHGIALAVRAGASGRVYRCATAAVAVIGMGAFMLSFRALRDLLIETGTPAEWAWVFPAIIDTAVGVSTLMLVALGDKPARRARTVTSSTGTQTPAKQRLAQPPTQNAKGEVTPFAPASARAQTSASVQPDPAQTMGDSAQVEVTEADAERAQVDANLASELIASGVTTQAVETVIAVLAARRNGASINAAAKGSGINYRTAQRIVQAAAENRQRELAVAS
- a CDS encoding helix-turn-helix domain-containing protein — translated: MIDLASLRRTVGLTQVELAEALGTSQGQISRMERQHDMLVSTLADYLQALGVRASLVVEMGEQTVTHDLTAGQEDK
- a CDS encoding serine/threonine-protein kinase, which gives rise to MPDVIADHYMLLKVERRSGTFSIVRKAIDDRDESFVAVKLLSGQSDDVTRKVFNNEANTLKSLSHPNIVRCRWSGMDETDTYVLVLDWVERNLDDVLKASGPWDSWDRLATEIALPLVDALAYTHLKQIEHRDIKPQNVLVSDEGVPLLADFGIAKIRGEEQTTSHTVAGWHSKPYAPPELNADIRYVRDVYSMGVLLIQCMTKEQLKDLAGVERALETIPVPPEARRLLGSCIATQPDDRPKNASDLLGALNAIQQRRQAEQQVARNPVWLRLTKSAIKALARSDDARQEAIGKANADLSGNVYASFFNSQESGELQRDRIRLDGEAWSFTLKCDESGAVIIKAAELDFERLENHRRRALLMPKVFDWTFNQPANLALAKTGIATLIDTVDAFYEAQGDGDASVGEERVGDELFDTWRRVLNAREELARGEKKPLPYKKWQARGREATFTLETAVDHDLVGTEWRVRDLATDRKLGWGEVIDHEGDRVVILSARRWEGLPDRAVLDPHLGPDEAALNRQRQAVDDVQRDKSARPDLRQLLLDPGCNAEPKAIPIVSWNRELDERKREAIETAMGSPDIFVVQGPPGTGKTSFIAELVEQTLQADAQARVLIASQTNVAVDNALQRLADSGRASMVRLAGADPNRVDESVRHLLLDAQMKRWARAVRKNAESHLGARASEAGLAPSHLRAALALQQLSATLAQLDHIQTARPDEEGERRSELATSLSEPTSSTSVQEKVDALADLRDELLSEAQSELGSDLTLTADMTAADAMNAVDALIGGSSDAQQLLIRLQLQGEWLQRIASDSGLANTFLDQTSVIAGTCVGYLRHPAVRHLDIDLCIVDEASRATLTEALVPVSRAKRWVVVGDTNQLPPIDEDLLRNKDLMNDNQLLPEDVKQTLFQRLTDRLPEHSQVMLNQQYRMIRPIGDMISTCFYGEKLRSPNDGGLGGYALGYGKPVLWLDTSAHGEARREAAPQGKGKSFANRAEARIVIDRLVVLNGSIDKQVVSLPKNCEQLDVLVIAPYVAQVADLKQQLAPLGNRLRHLSITVMSVDAVQGRESDVAIFSVTRSNSKAELGFIGPDYWRRINVALSRARFGLTIVGDAGFIRGTTGALKKVLSYVETHPDDCELRTAER